Genomic DNA from Aminobacterium mobile DSM 12262:
AGATTGCTCAGGAACGAGTTCATCAAACCATAACAAAAGGTGAGGAATTGTTGAAATCTTATTGTAGCCAATGGCTGGGAAAAGATATCCCAATTCTTGTGGAAGAAGTGTCGGATGGCAGATCTACTGGCCTTACTCCCTTTTTTGTAAAAGTAGAAACTGCCCAAAAATTTTCTATAGGAGATATTGTGACAGTTCGCCCTTTCTCCTACGCTTCCGAATCTCTTCGAGCATAACTCTTACTCTCTGAAAATAAGATGTTTGGCTGGTATAATAAACTATGTAATATGAAATATATTGTTGTTTTTTGGAAGGCGGTCTGTAGGTATGAAGTATCCGATGCTTGGAATAGACCTTGGCACCCGTTATGCCATGACAGCCTGTAATATTGATGGGAATGTGGAGGTTTTGCCTAGCCGGTGGGGGATGAAACGCACCCCTTCTGTGGTTTCCTGGAGTCCCTCTGGTTGGGTTGCCGGCGAAGAGGCGGCGCGAAGAGAGATAGCCCATCCTGAGGTAACCTTTTGGGATATGAAACGGCAAATAAGCCGACAAGGAAAAATTCGCTGTGGTTGGCGTTGTTTTGCGCCAGAAGAAGTTTTGGTCCCTTTACTTGTTTTGTTGCGAGAAGATGCGGAAGCGGTTCTGAACCGTTTTGTAACTGCATGCGTTCTAACCGTCCCTTCTGCTTTTAGCTTTGCGGAACGCCAGGCGATTGCTCGTGCTGCCTATTCTGCGGGGTTTGAGTCTTTGCGTATCATTAACGAACCTACAGCAGCAGCTTTTGCATATGGGAAAGAAGGAGTTTCTCTCGTTGTAGATTTTGGAGCTGGAACTGTAGATGTTTCAGTTGTAGAAATGGAAAAGGGAGTTTGGCAAGTGTTGGAAAGCGTTGGAGATTCTACTATCGGTGGCCGAGAAATTGATTTTTTGATGGCCCGGCTTTTAGAAAAACGACTTCTTTTGAGCACAGAGGCGCTTCCTGCAGATGATAGCATGTGGCGTTATCTTTTAGGAGAGGCTGAAAACATAAAAATAGCCCTCTCTTCATGTTCAAACTATACGTGGCAACCAACGCAGGCCCTTTCTCGTTCCTCTCATTCTATAAATATATCTCGTCATGAGTTCGAAGAGCTCATTCGCCCCATGGTCCTTCAGGTGGCTACAATAGTTTTCCAGCTTTGGGAAAAATATACTCCAAGTCATTTGCTGCTTGTTGGGGGAAGTAGTCGCATCCCTTTTTTCCGATCTGTTTTAGAGTCGAAAGTGGCTCATCCAGAGTATGTGAGTCAATGCCCAGACGAAGCTATCGCCATGGGAGCAGCTCTTTTTGGCTCGGCAACAGAAGGACGTTTCCTTATAGATGTTCTCTCTCAAAGTTTGGGGATAGTTTCTGCGGAGGGGAATTTTGTTCCTGTTTTGGAAAAAGGCCTTCCTTTGCCATGTAGAGCTACCCGCCATTTTGTTAGCGTTGGAAATGGACGTATAGATTTGGAAATAGTGCAGGGTGAAGCCGAGAGCCCTGGATGGATGGTTCTGAATCGAGTTTTTGTCGATTCTCTCAAAAAAGGTGAAGAAGTGGATCTTTACTTCTCTGTAGATTCTGGAGGACTCCTTTCTATACAGCTGAGACGAGAGTCTGGAGAGTTGTTCGATATCCCTCCCTTCTCTGTGGATGAGTGTCTGGCACATAGTGAAGAAAATCCTCCCGAACTTAAAGAAATAGAGAAACGATTGGCTAGATTGGCCCTCCCCCTATCAGCCTCGCAGCAGAGTAGGTTGATGGCTCTTGTCGGATCGGCTGGAGCGCTGGTGGAGCAGAGTTGTTACGGAGAAGCGGTGGAGCTATTGTCTCACCTAGCTGACAATATGGAGAGGATCTCTTTATGATGGACGCGTCTATTCGGCTCGAGGAGAGTCTCGCTGTTCTTGGTCTCATGTCTGGGGCTTCAATGAAAGATATCCGCTCTGCTTTTCGACAGTTGGCCAGAACTTGCCATCCAGACATAGCTGGACCTCAGGCAGCGCCTCAATTTGAAAAAATCACAGCGGCTTATATGTTTCTTAAATCTAAGGAATCTGATGTAGCTACGCTGAGACAGGGAGGAGGGGCCTGGAAACAGGGCAGGGCGCGCAATACGCAGCAACAACCTGAGAGAGAGACAGCTCAGAACACAAAAAACTCCGAACGAATCCGTCAGCTGCGGTTAGAAAAAATTCTTGTGGACACGGAACTAAAGATGGCTCATTTGCTTGAACGTGCACAGGAAGTTGATGGTAAAACAGATCTTGCGAGATCGCAGCAAAGACTTCTAAGTACTCATCCTGCAGTGCGTCGTTTAGCGGCGGGATTTTTGATAAAATATTTCGATCAGCCTGGCGTAGCAGAAAGTTTTGTCAACATGGCGGATAGATATCCAGAAGACGAAGATTCTTTGACACTGATTTTTGAAGGGATATTTTATCAGCCGGTACTTCTGACTTTTGCTGAAGCTGTTTCAGCTAAAGCCTGTCAGGTTTCTGAAAAAGCGGCTTTATCATATTTACGATGGATAGGCAATGTGCCTTGTAGAGAATCTCTTTTACAGCGGTTTCTCTCCCATCCTTCTGTAGAAGTTATAGTGAAAGCACTCAGCCGCTGGCCTTATAATGGAGAAGCTCCTGATGAAATCAGCGTATTACGATTGTTGAGAAGCGATGATGAAAGGATCTTGGTGCCACTCTTACAAATTTTAAAGAGAAAAGGATGTCCCGAATGGGCAATGGGAAGGGTTTGCCTTTTGGCTCGTTCTCATAATGCTCCAGCTGTACGAGTTTGGGCGGGGTCTATTGTCCGGAAGAAAAATCTGGTATAGAATAGCCTGAAGTTGAGAGGTGGGTTGTAGTGGACAGGAGTTGCATTTTTTGCAAGATTATTGAGAAATCAGTTAAAGCGGATGTTGTTTACGAAGATGCCCATGTTCTTGCGTTTAGGGATTTAAATCCTCAAGCTCCTGTACATGTGTTAATTGTTCCTAAACAGCATATCAGCTCTGCGGCTATGGTTAAAGAAGATGGGATGTGGGGCCATCTTATGGGGGCTGTAACTCTAGTAGCTAGAAGCCTTGGGCTTGAGGACAATGGTTATAGATTAGTAATCAACTGTGGTGCTCAGGCTGGACAGACAATCCCCCACCTTCATGTTCACCTGTTGGCGGGACGGTCGTTCCGCTGGCCACCAGGTTAGTTGATGTGGGTGGCACAGAAAGGGGGGATCCAGTATGACGACGATCATTCGGAGAGAAAATGAGTCCCTTGAGGATGCGCTAAGGCGTTTCAAGCGGGAGGTCTCTAAGGTTGGAACCCTTCGCGAAGCTCGGAAGCGAGAGCACTATGAAAAACCTAGCGAAGTTAAGAAAGCTAAAAGAGCCGAAGCTGCAAGAAAACGGCGGAGTAGATCCAGGGGGTAAGATAAGGTGAGCGAGCTGTTGGAACGTATTCAGAAAGATATTGTAACGGCGATGAAAGCTAGGCAAGAAATGGAACTTTCGACGTTACGTATGTTGAAAGCAGAAATACAGAAAGCCCAAACTGAAAAAGGGCGTTCCACGGAGCTTGCCGACGAGGATGTAGTTGCCCTTATTCAGCGGCTTATAAAACAAAGGCATGAATCAGCAGAGCAGTTTACAGCTGGCGGCGCTTCAGATCGAGCAGCGGAAGAGCTAAGGGAAGCGGCGTTCCTTGAGACGTTTCTTCCAGAACAACTGCCTGATGATGAATTGGACAATATGATCGAAAAGGCTGCAGCGGCGGTAAAGGCAACGGGCCCGAAAGATATGGGGCGCGTCATGGGGCGGATTATGAACGAGGTCCGAGGACGCGCCGAAGGGAAACGGGTAAAAACAAGGGTCCAGGCATATTTGCAGTCCCTAGTAGAGTAGCGTTTCAGAGTATAAAAGCCGGGTGACTGCCCGGCTTTTTCTTTTATGTATCTGGGGGAAGAAGAGAATGAGATGCCCAAAATGCAGTGCCATGGAGACGCGAGTTATAGAAACACGTACAGCCGATGAAGGTAGAGTTGTTCGTCGTCGTCGAGAATGTCCTGAATGTTTAGCCCGTTTTACCACTTATGAAAGAATCGAGGAGAAACGAACCTTACGGGTAGTCAAAAAGGACGGAAGACGGGAAATTTTTGATAGAGAAAAGATTACTCGCGGCATCAGTAAGGCTTGCGAGAAACTACCAGTTTCCTTAGAACAGATAGAAGAAGTTGTATCAAGGATTGAAGAGGGATTCCGTGCAAGTGGTGTTGGTGAAATCCCAGTCTCGATCATTGGAGAACGGGTAATGGAAGAATTAAAACACCTCAACAAAGTGGCATATGTTCGTTTCGCTTCCGTATACAGGGAATTCACAGATCTTTCGAGCTTTCAAAAAGAAATAACACGTCTTGTGACAGAAAGAGAGCCATAAAACCGGCTCTCTTTCTGTGTATTTTCTGGTCCTTAATCTTTCCTCCACAAGCTTGCCATGTAGCTATTGTCATTCAAAAGAGAATTTACGTCATTGTCAGATTCGATCTTCGTGTATAATAGTATTATCTTTCTGGATCTTATTTTTAAAGGAGGGGTACTGTTCATGAAGTTGAGAAGGGTAGCATTGGCATTGATGGTAGTGTTGCTTCTTGGCGGTGTGGCGTTCGCAGAGGATACTATTCGTATCGGTGTATATCTTCCTCTTACAGGGCAAAATGCCTTTGGCGGGCAGTTGGAACTGGACGGTGTGAAGATGGCTCACCAAGAGTTTCCAGAAATTCTAGGGAAAAAAGTGGAACTCTTTGTGGTGGACAATAAGTCCGATAAGGTAGAGTCAGCTAACGCTGTAAAAAGGCTGATTGAGAAGGAAAAAGTTGTAGCCATTATCGGAACCTATGGGTCCTCTCTTGCCATGGCTGGTGGGGAAGTTGCGGAAAAAGCCAGCATACCTGTTATGGGAACTTCTTGTACGAACCCCCTTGTAACTCAAGGTAAAAAATATTATTTCCGCGCCTGCTTTATTGACCCCTATCAGGGCGCTGCTGCTGCCACATATGCTATACGGGAATTGGGAGCTAAAAAAGCAGCTCTGCTTGTGGACGTTTCTAACGATTATAGCGTGGGTCTGGCTGGTTTCTTTAAGCAGTCTTTCCTCAAACTTAATGGAGAGATAGTATCTGAGCTGAAATATAATACTGGTGACCAAGACTTTACGGCACAGCTTACTGAAATAATCAGCAAAAAACCTGATATTATGTTTATTCCTTCTTATTTTGCAGAGGGAGCTATTATTATGAAACAAGCTGCGGAGCTCGGTGCTGAATTTAGAATTATGGGTGGCGATGCCATGGATAACCCGGAAATCGTTAGCATCGGCGGAGAGGCAGTAGAAGGATTCATGCATACAACTTTCCCGTACGATCCTTCTATGAAAGATATGAGCCCCATGGCACAAAAATTCACAGAGAATTGGAAAAAGCTCCATCCTGATAAGGATCCCAACGTAAATGCAGCCCTTGGTTACGACTCGTATCTTCTCGTCCTTGATGCCATAAAACGAGCTGGTGTAGCAGAACCCGAGGCCATAACAAAGGCCTTGACGGAGACCAAAGACTTCCCCGGCGTAACGGGCAATACCACGATTAATGAAACTCATGATGCTGAAAAAGAAGTGGGTATTGTAATGATTAAAGAAGGGAAGAAAACCTTCATCGGAACGGTTAAACCCGAAATGTAATAAGCCCTTTACTCCTCTTTTCGTATGATTCCATTTATACAGACGCAGAGGCAGGAGAACGCTAGTTCTCCTGCCTCTTAAACAAGGAGGAAGCTGCTGTGAGCCTGAATATGTTTATTCAGCATTTATTTAATGCCATTACTCTCGGGTCTCTGTACGGCCTTATTGCCATTGGCTATTCCATGGTTTATGGCATCTTGCGGCTTATCAATTTTGCTCATGGTGATATATTTATGCTTGGTGCGTATTTTGTTTTTTTTGCTATAGTACTTGCCAAATTACCATGGGGAGTAGCCGTAATTGTGGCCGTATTACTTTCCACTCTCTGCGGAATATTGGTGGATCGCGTGGCTTATAGGCCTCTACGGGATGCTCCTCGTATCTCCGCGCTTATTAGTGCTATAGGAGTTTCGTTTTTTATTGAGAACTTAGGCCTTGTAGTTTTTACGGGATTGCCTCGGCCTGTTATGCGCCCTGATTGGCTTGTGCGCATTATTAAGGTTGGTCAAATCAGAATTTTGCCTTTAGCTATACTTGTCCCTTCGGTTACCTTTCTTCTTGTCTTAGCTCTTCTTTGGGTTGTATATAAAACGAAACCGGGATTAGCCATGCGAGCAATTTCCAAAGATATAGAAACCACCAGACTTATGGGGGTTTCTGTAGATAAAGTTATTGCTTTCACATTTGCACTTGGCTCAGCTCTTGCTGCTGCTTCTGGCATTATGTGGGCCCTTCGATATCCTCAAATTAACCCTTTTATGGGGGTTGTCCCGGGTTTTAAGGCTTTTATCGCAGCTGTTTTTGGTGGCATTGGTTCTATTCAAGGGGCTGTGATAGGGGGCATGCTATTAGGTCTTATTGAAATTATGGTTGTCGCTTTTTTCCCGGCTCTTTCCGGGTATCGCGATGCTTTTGCTTTTATTCTTCTGATCGTAATCCTCCTCATTAAGCCGACAGGTCTTATGGGGGAGAAGCTGGAGGACAAGATCTGATGGATAAAAAAAGAAGGAACTTCATTTTGAACGTATGCGCTATAGGATTATTAGCTCTCGCACTTTACTGGGCTCAGGGAAATCTTGACGGGTATAAAATTCAGGTTATTAACTTAGTAGCGGTAAATGCAATTCTTGCACTGAGTCTTAACCTGATTTATGGTTTTACAGGAATGTTTTCTCTTGGACATGCTGGTTTTATGGCTATAGGGGCGTATGTGTGTGCAATCCTCATTCTTTCTCCGGCTCAAAAACAAGCCTTGTGGATTTTAGAGCCTATCATATGGCCCTTTTCCGTAATACGCGCTCCTTTCCTTATAGCTGTTTTAGCAGGCGGTCTTATTGCCGCTTTCTTTGGGTTGCTCATTGCTCTTCCAGTTCTTCGTCTCGGTGGTGACTATCTAGGTATTGCGACACTTGGCTTTTCAGAAATTATTCGTGTTGTATTAACGAATATAACACCAGTTACGAATGGTGCTTTGGGCATTAAAGGCATTCCGTCATATGCGAATATTTGGTGGAATTATGGATGGTTACTCTTTGCGTTGTACTTTATAGTTAAATTTATGAACAGCAACTTTGGAAATGTGTTGAAGGCTATTCGAGATGACGAAATAGCTGCCAAAAACATGGGAATTAATACGTTCAAATATCGGGTTATTTCTTTCACGATAGGAGCTTTTTTCGCAGGTATTGGCGGTGCTCTCATGGGAAGCCTTATTACCACGATAGACCCTAAAATGTTTGTTTTTACCCTTACTTTTAATGTGTTGATGATCACTGTCGCTGGCGGCTTAGGTTCTATTACCGGCAGCGTTATCGGGAGTATTATTATTACTATTCTTCTTGAATGGCTTCGTTTTGTGGAGAACCCCCTTACAATTGGCTCTTTTGAAATACCCGGCATTCCCGGCATGCGTATGGTCATTTTCTCTCTGGCCCTTATTTTCATTATCCTTTTCAGACGCGAAGGAATAATGGGGATGAGGGAGTTTGGATGGGACACAATGATATCCCGTTTTTCCAAAAGGGGGGAAACTAAGTGAATCAGCAGCGTGAGGTAGCTCTTCAAACTCAGAATATCACTATCCGCTTTGGCGGCCTTGTTGCTGTCAATAATTTTAACATGTCTGTCCCTCAAGGAAGCATTGTGGGGCTGATTGGTCCCAATGGCGCGGGAAAAACCACAGTCTTTAATATCATTACAGGTTTTTATAAACCTAGCGAGGGGAAGGTCTTTTTTCATGGTAAAGACATAACAGGACTTCGACCTCATACAGTTTGTCAGAGTGGGATTGCAAGAACGTTTCAGAATATTAGATTATTTAATAATGAGACGGTATTGCAAAATGTTATGATTGGATGTCATGTACGCCAAAAAAGCAAGTGGTGGATGGCGCCTTTTCCTGTCCCCTCTCTTATCCATGAAGAACAAGAGATCCGTGAAAAATCTCAAAAGCTCTTAGAAGCTGTAGATTTAGCCGAACAGGCTGAGGAAATATCGAGTTCCCTACCTTACGGAGATCAACGGCGTCTTGAGATAGCTCGAGCTCTCGCTACAGAACCGCATTTCCTTTTGCTTGACGAGCCAGCTGCAGGAATGAATCCCCAGGAAACGCAAGATCTCATGACTTTTATACGACGTATCAGGGACGAATTCAATGTGACAATTCTTCTTATAGAACATGATATGAGGGTTGTTATGGGTATTTGCGAGTATATTTGGGTTTTAGATTATGGGAAGCTCATTGCAGAAGGCGACCCGGAGGCTATCCAGTCGAATCCTCGAGTGATAGAAGCATACCTCGGAGAGGAGTACGGAAAAAATGCTTAAGATAGAGGATCTTCACGTCTATTATGGTGGCATTCATGCAGTGAAAGGGATTAATTTGACTATTCCTAAAGGGCAGATAGTAACCCTTATCGGAGCTAACGGTGCTGGAAAGAGCAGTACTATCCGCAGCATTGCTGGTTTAGTGAAATCGGCAAAAGGAAATATTCTTTTCACCGACACAGCTGGAAAGGAAGATAACCTCCTCGGTAAAACGCCAGAGCAGATTGTTAAACGAGGCATTGCCATGAGTCCAGAAGGCCGCCGGATCCTCCCTCAACTCACAGTGGAGGAAAATCTTCTTTTGGGAGCGTACATTCGAAATGATAAAGATGGGATACGAGAGGATGTAGAACATGTTTACTCTCTTTTTCCTAGACTGAAAGAACGGGCCTGGCAAAAAGGCGGTACTCTTTCTGGCGGCGAACAGCAAATGTTGGCTGTTGGACGGGCTCTTATGAGTCGCCCTGACCTTGTGATGATGGACGAGCCTTCTCTTGGGCTTGCCCCGATTTTGGTAAGGGAAGTTTTTGATATTATCAAGGAAATTAATGCTCAAGGGCGAACGGTTCTTCTTGTCGAGCAAAATGCGTACGCCGCGTTGAAAGTTGCCCATTATGCGTATATTCTGGAAGTGGGAAGTATTGTGCTGGAAGGAACAGGCGAAGAGTTACTGAAAGATCCCAAGGTTAAAGAGGCTTATTTGGGAGGGTAAGGAAGACTCAAAAACTTCTTTTTGTGAAGTCTCAGGGGACGGCGACTTGCCGTCCCCTTCGTTGTGTCATAATATGAGAGAGTTCTAGCTACTATATTTGGTTAAGGAGGCGGCACGTCCAAATGTCGGCCCTAAATGTTCCCAATATGCTCAGTCTCTTACGAGTGTTTCTTACTCCGTTAGTAGTGATTTTTCTAACCCTTAAAATAAGTACTCCGGTACTTGTTCTTGAAAAACTGGGAGTTCAGGTTAATTATGGAGATCTTATCGCTGGTTTTGTTTTTATACTTGCAGCTATTACTGATACAGCAGATGGATACATAGCGCGAAAGAAGGGGATTGTTACAAATTTAGGAAAATTTATCGACCCTCTTGCCGATAAGATTTTGGTTGTGGCAGCGCTTATTTCGTTGGTGGAGCTTCAACGGCTTCCTGCGTGGATTGTAGTGGTCATTATTTCCAGAGATTTTATAGTCACTGGCATTCGTTTGGTAGCTGCTGTGGAAGGAATTGTAATAGCGGCGTCTAAAATGGGGAAAATCAAGACGGTGAGCCAGATTATAGCTATAACCCTTCTCATCTTTAATTTCCCAGGAGGGCTGTGGGCCATGTGGATTGCTATGATTCTTACTGTATGGTCTGGCATGGAGTACCTTATCAAAGGTAAGGATATCCTTTTTGATGCATCTTAATCCCAATAAAGGTGGCGTTTGGGTATGAAAACACAAATAATGCAATGGGTGGATGACCAGAAAGACGAGATAGTACAAAGCGTAGCTGCTCTGGTACATTATCCTTCAGTTTCTCCTCACGAAGGAGGGACTGGGGAGGTAAAAAAAGCTCAATATATAGCCCAGCTCGTCGAAAAACTAGGTTTGCCTCAGGCGGAATGGCATAATGCTCCCGATGAAAAAGCTCCTGAAGGATACCGTCCCAATTTGATTGTTAGGCTCCCTGGCGCAACTTCAAAACGCTTATGGATTATTTCTCACATGGATGTGGTTCCAGAAGGAGATTTGGCGTTGTGGCATACAGATCCCTTCACGGCTGTAGTAAAAGATGGCCGGGTTTATGGTCGGGGCAGTAATGATAATGGGCAGGAACTTATAGCAAGCCTTTACGCTGCATCTCTTCTGACCAAACGAGGTATCCAGCCAAAGTATGAAGTTTGCCTTTGTTTTGTTGCGGATGAGGAAGTTGGCAGTGTATATGGGATTCAACATTTGATTCAAGAAGGCATTTTTCAAAAGGATGATTGTATTGTTGTCCCCGATGGGGGTAATGATAAAGGGGATTTTATAGAGGTTGCAGAGAAGAGTATTTTATGGCTAGAGTTTTCTGTTGAAGGAGAGCAGGTTCATGCCAGTCGTCCTGATTTGGGGCTCAATGCATGTCGGATTGCCAACGTATTTGCTGTAGAATTAGATCGAGCTCTTCATGGGGCCTTCCCTGATAAGGATAGCCTTTTTAATCCTTCAGTCTCTACCTTTGAACCTACACGGCGCAATAGTAATGTAGGGAATGTAAACACTATCCCAGGGAAGGAAACTTTCTGCTTTGACTGCCGTATATTACCATCTGTGAATGTAGATGCTGTTCTGAATGTTGTGTCTCAGGTCAAAAACCAGGTTGAGCGGGCGGAAGGTGGCAGTATCTCTTTTTCAATTCTACAACGTACTGATTCTACGTTACCTACCCCCTCAGATGCTCCAGTGGTACGTTTGCTAGAGTCTTCTTTACGTGAAGTATATGGTTTTGAACCAGTGATTGGTGGTGTTGGCGGCGGTACGTGCGCTGCTTTTTTCAGAAAGGAAGGTATCCCGGCTGTAGTGTGGGCGCATGAAGCAGATGTAGCTCATATGCCTAATGAATATTGCGAGATAGAACACTTGCTCAACGAGACGAAAGTTTTTGCTCTTATGATGGTGGGAATGGAATAGAAAAAACAGGGCGGGATCTGGAAGATCACCGCCCTGTTTTGCATCAGCGAAAATACTTTTGACCCATCCCTTCTTTTAAGCATATAATACTTTTTCGTGGAACAACGACCACTTTTTTAGCAGAGGTGAAATATATGTTCAATGGCCTTAAGCGCGCTCTTGGGCTTGACCCTAACGAACGCGCGTTGAAGCGGTATCGCCAGATCGTCGGCGAAATCAACGGTCTGGAACCGGAAATGATGGCCAGGAAAGACGTGGAGTTACAGTCTCTGGTTTCTGATTTCAGACAGCGAATAGCATCAGGAGAAAGCCCTGATGACCTTTTAGTTGAAGTTTTTGCCCTCGTTAGAGAGGTATCCCGCCGAACCTTGGGACTTCGCCATTTTGATGTTCAGCTTATGGGCGGAGTTGCTCTTCATGAAGGGAAAATTACAGAAATGAAGACGGGGGAAGGCAAAACGCTGGTAGCGACCTTAGCGGTTGTTCTTAATG
This window encodes:
- a CDS encoding M20 family metallo-hydrolase, which translates into the protein MKTQIMQWVDDQKDEIVQSVAALVHYPSVSPHEGGTGEVKKAQYIAQLVEKLGLPQAEWHNAPDEKAPEGYRPNLIVRLPGATSKRLWIISHMDVVPEGDLALWHTDPFTAVVKDGRVYGRGSNDNGQELIASLYAASLLTKRGIQPKYEVCLCFVADEEVGSVYGIQHLIQEGIFQKDDCIVVPDGGNDKGDFIEVAEKSILWLEFSVEGEQVHASRPDLGLNACRIANVFAVELDRALHGAFPDKDSLFNPSVSTFEPTRRNSNVGNVNTIPGKETFCFDCRILPSVNVDAVLNVVSQVKNQVERAEGGSISFSILQRTDSTLPTPSDAPVVRLLESSLREVYGFEPVIGGVGGGTCAAFFRKEGIPAVVWAHEADVAHMPNEYCEIEHLLNETKVFALMMVGME